A genomic region of Oncorhynchus mykiss isolate Arlee chromosome 16, USDA_OmykA_1.1, whole genome shotgun sequence contains the following coding sequences:
- the LOC110492184 gene encoding protein kinase C and casein kinase substrate in neurons protein 1 isoform X2 yields MSGSYDESAATADDAMDSFWEVGNYKRAVKRIDDGHRLCNDLMGCLQERAKIEKAYGDQLTAWSKRWRQLIEKGPQYGTVERAWLGVMTEAEKVSELHQEVKNGLLNEDLEKVKNWQKEAYHKQMIGGFKEAKEADEGFKKAQKPWAKKLKEMETAKKTYHMACKEEKLAATREADGKTQASVTTDQQKKLHEKTDKCKHDMQKAKEKYEKSLSELSAVTPPYQESMEQVFDQCQQHEVKRLTFLKEILLDIKRHLNLTENQSYGTVYRELERTILAANTQEDLQWFSNHHGPGMHMNWPMFEDYNPDAAAVVKREKVQKPAGAPPTPSTDHVAPPGDRGSVSSYEKNQAYSTDWSDDEAPAAHSGGETNGGGNENSFEEDSSSAGKGGAGTGTASGVRVRALYDYDGQEQDELTFKAGDELTKTEDEDDQGWCRGRLDTGREGLYPANYVEEI; encoded by the exons ATGTCGGGGTCCTACGATGaatctgctgctactgctgacgACGCTATGGACAGCTTTTGGGAG GTGGGAAACTACAAGCGTGCCGTTAAGCGGATTGACGACGGCCACCGGCTCTGCAATGACCTCATGGGCTGCCTTCAGGAACGTGCCAAGATTGAGAAGGCCTATGGTGACCAGCTGACCGCCTGGTCCAAGAGATGGAGACAGCTGATCGAGAAAG GACCCCAGTATGGCACCGTGGAGAGGGCGTGGCTGGGTGTGATGACCGAGGCTGAGAAGGTGAGTGAGCTGCACCAGGAGGTGAAGAACGGCCTGCTCAACGAAGACCTGGAGAAGGTCAAGAACTGGCAGAAGGAGGCCTACCACAAGCAGATGATCGGAGGCTTCAAGGAGGCCAAAGAGGCCGACGAGGGCTTCAAGAAGGCCCAGAAACCATGGGCCAAGAAGCTCAAAGAG ATGGAGACTGCTAAGAAAACGTACCACATGGCATGTAAGGAGGAGAAACTGGCCGCCACCCGAGAGGCAGACGGGAAGACACAGGCCTCCGTCACAACTGATCAGCAGAAGAAACTCCACGAGAAAACAGACAAGTGCAAACATGACATGCAGAAG GCTAAGGAGAAGTATGAGAAGTCTCTGTCAGAGTTGAGTGCGGTCACTCCCCCATACCAGGAGAGCATGGAGCAAGTGTTTGACCAGTGCCAGCAGCATGAGGTCAAGAGACTCACCTTCCTTAAAGAGATCCTGCTGGACATTAAACGCCACCTCAATCTCACTGAGAACCAAAG CTATGGCACGGTATACAGAGAACTGGAGCGCACCATCCTGGCTGCCAACACACAGGAGGACCTGCAGTGGTTCAGCAACCACCATGGCCCTGGCATGCATATGAACTGGCCCATGTTTGAG GACTATAACCCAGATGCCGCTGCTGTTGTTAAGAGGGAGAAGGTGCAGAAGCCGGCTGGGGCCCCACCGACCCCCAGCACTGACCATGTCGCACCGCCTGGAGACCGCGGCAG TGTGAGCAGCTATGAAAAGAACCAGGCCTACTCCACTGATTGGTCCGATGATGAGGCGCCAGCAGCTCATTCAGGCGGTGAGACCAATGGGGGTGGCAATGAAAACTCCTTTGAGGAAGACTCTAGCAGCGCCGGAAAAGGGGGTGCTGGGACCGGGACCGCGTCTGGGGTCCGGGTGCGTGCTCTGTATGATTATGACGGACAGGAACAAGATGAGCTCACCTTCAAAGCTG GTGATGAACTGACCAAGACTGAGGATGAAGATGACCAAGGCTGGTGTCGAGGTCGCCTGGATACAGGCCGAGAGGGACTGTACCCGGCCAATTACGTCGAGGAAATTTAA
- the LOC110492184 gene encoding protein kinase C and casein kinase substrate in neurons protein 1 isoform X1 gives MSGSYDESAATADDAMDSFWEVGNYKRAVKRIDDGHRLCNDLMGCLQERAKIEKAYGDQLTAWSKRWRQLIEKGPQYGTVERAWLGVMTEAEKVSELHQEVKNGLLNEDLEKVKNWQKEAYHKQMIGGFKEAKEADEGFKKAQKPWAKKLKEMETAKKTYHMACKEEKLAATREADGKTQASVTTDQQKKLHEKTDKCKHDMQKAKEKYEKSLSELSAVTPPYQESMEQVFDQCQQHEVKRLTFLKEILLDIKRHLNLTENQSYGTVYRELERTILAANTQEDLQWFSNHHGPGMHMNWPMFEDYNPDAAAVVKREKVQKPAGAPPTPSTDHVAPPGDRGSISADHVALPGDRGSVSSYEKNQAYSTDWSDDEAPAAHSGGETNGGGNENSFEEDSSSAGKGGAGTGTASGVRVRALYDYDGQEQDELTFKAGDELTKTEDEDDQGWCRGRLDTGREGLYPANYVEEI, from the exons ATGTCGGGGTCCTACGATGaatctgctgctactgctgacgACGCTATGGACAGCTTTTGGGAG GTGGGAAACTACAAGCGTGCCGTTAAGCGGATTGACGACGGCCACCGGCTCTGCAATGACCTCATGGGCTGCCTTCAGGAACGTGCCAAGATTGAGAAGGCCTATGGTGACCAGCTGACCGCCTGGTCCAAGAGATGGAGACAGCTGATCGAGAAAG GACCCCAGTATGGCACCGTGGAGAGGGCGTGGCTGGGTGTGATGACCGAGGCTGAGAAGGTGAGTGAGCTGCACCAGGAGGTGAAGAACGGCCTGCTCAACGAAGACCTGGAGAAGGTCAAGAACTGGCAGAAGGAGGCCTACCACAAGCAGATGATCGGAGGCTTCAAGGAGGCCAAAGAGGCCGACGAGGGCTTCAAGAAGGCCCAGAAACCATGGGCCAAGAAGCTCAAAGAG ATGGAGACTGCTAAGAAAACGTACCACATGGCATGTAAGGAGGAGAAACTGGCCGCCACCCGAGAGGCAGACGGGAAGACACAGGCCTCCGTCACAACTGATCAGCAGAAGAAACTCCACGAGAAAACAGACAAGTGCAAACATGACATGCAGAAG GCTAAGGAGAAGTATGAGAAGTCTCTGTCAGAGTTGAGTGCGGTCACTCCCCCATACCAGGAGAGCATGGAGCAAGTGTTTGACCAGTGCCAGCAGCATGAGGTCAAGAGACTCACCTTCCTTAAAGAGATCCTGCTGGACATTAAACGCCACCTCAATCTCACTGAGAACCAAAG CTATGGCACGGTATACAGAGAACTGGAGCGCACCATCCTGGCTGCCAACACACAGGAGGACCTGCAGTGGTTCAGCAACCACCATGGCCCTGGCATGCATATGAACTGGCCCATGTTTGAG GACTATAACCCAGATGCCGCTGCTGTTGTTAAGAGGGAGAAGGTGCAGAAGCCGGCTGGGGCCCCACCGACCCCCAGCACTGACCATGTCGCACCGCCTGGAGACCGCGGCAG CATCAGCGCTGATCATGTGGCACTGCCTGGTGACCGTGGCAG TGTGAGCAGCTATGAAAAGAACCAGGCCTACTCCACTGATTGGTCCGATGATGAGGCGCCAGCAGCTCATTCAGGCGGTGAGACCAATGGGGGTGGCAATGAAAACTCCTTTGAGGAAGACTCTAGCAGCGCCGGAAAAGGGGGTGCTGGGACCGGGACCGCGTCTGGGGTCCGGGTGCGTGCTCTGTATGATTATGACGGACAGGAACAAGATGAGCTCACCTTCAAAGCTG GTGATGAACTGACCAAGACTGAGGATGAAGATGACCAAGGCTGGTGTCGAGGTCGCCTGGATACAGGCCGAGAGGGACTGTACCCGGCCAATTACGTCGAGGAAATTTAA